A window from Cryptomeria japonica chromosome 1, Sugi_1.0, whole genome shotgun sequence encodes these proteins:
- the LOC131875490 gene encoding uncharacterized protein LOC131875490, whose translation MVISQSWSLWRQSNTERAANVKRMILDDTWWDRVEYLLSFTEPIMSMIRYTDMDHPCLGEVYDGIDSMIEKMKAIINAKEQDPEETFFKEVQSICVERWNKMTTPLHLLAFALTPKFYSDEMLAKPSRVPPYRDSEVSEGCRTALTKLFPDSEMEDLMTSEFADFVASNGQSVSALRDKYKKDSHAWWYLNGHTSPNLQTLAIKVLSQVASSSSSERNWSTYSFIHSVKRNRLAASKAEELVYVHSNLRLLTHKQNEYKDGSTKFWDVDPERTDLDFSAATQSLLSGESDSQCAASASGSEAACGSSTLPTSSNVNDDVDLDLPSDPYDAIADY comes from the exons atggtaattagtcaaagttggtccctatggaggcaatccaatactgaaagggcagcaaatgtaaagcgcatgatcctagatgacacttggtgggatcgagtggaatatcttttgagtttcactgagcccatcatgagtatgatccgttatactgacatggatcacccatgtttgggagaggtatatgatggcattgactcgatgattgagaaaatgaaagccatcatcaatgcaaaagagcaagatcccgaagaaactttcttcaaagaggttcaatcaatttgtgttgagcggtggaacaaaatgaccaccccactacatcttcttgcatttgcattgactcccaaattttatagtgatgaaatgcttgctaagccatcaagggtaccaccatatagagattcagaagtcagtgaagggtgtaggacagcacttactaaactcttcccagattctgaaatggaggatttaatgacaagtgagtttgctgattttgtagcctccaatggtcaaagtgtttccgctctccgtgacaagtataaaaaggattctcatgcttggtggtacctcaatggccatacatcaccaaaccttcaaactcttgcaatcaaagttttatcgcaa gttgctagttcctcttcatctgagcgaaattggagcacatactcctttatccactcagtgaaacgcaaccgactggcagcaagtaaggcagaagagctcgtttatgtgcattcaaacttgcgccttcttactcataaacaaaatgagtataaggatgggagcacaaagttttgggatgtagatccagagcgaactgatttggatttttcagctgccacacaatctttactttctggggagtctgatagccaatgtgctgctagtgcaagtggcagtgaggctgcatgtggttccagtactctacctacatcatctaatgtcaatgatgatgttgatcttgatcttcctagtgacccatatgatgctattgctgattattag